One part of the Mycolicibacterium aromaticivorans JS19b1 = JCM 16368 genome encodes these proteins:
- a CDS encoding methyltransferase produces MTSTKAPPTKIVRAIERARHALYRIHQRSAPPAASMMELIMGAWISQLISAAAELGVADELANGPATGEDLARRLNVDQDALCRMLRALIGIGVFRHRSDGRYELTALAETLRTDSPVSMAGMARWVGSAQHREHWSHLADAIRTGSAVVPALRGKPIFDYLADEPALAGIFNQAMTGLSESSVTAVVAAYDFSRFATIADIGGGQGRLLAAILASAAHARGVLFDLPEVVAGAPALLRQYGVEDRTRIDPGSFFESAPKGADAYVLKHIIHDWPDDDAVRILQNIRTAARRGTRLLLIEFVIPDHDRNFHGKWVDIEMLVVANARERTAAEYRQLLDTAGFRLTRVVDTVGPLSILEAVAI; encoded by the coding sequence GTGACGTCCACCAAAGCGCCACCGACAAAAATTGTCCGGGCCATCGAACGGGCCCGTCACGCTCTGTACCGGATTCACCAACGCTCCGCGCCCCCGGCGGCCTCGATGATGGAGCTGATCATGGGGGCATGGATTTCCCAATTGATCTCCGCTGCAGCCGAACTCGGCGTTGCCGATGAGTTGGCTAACGGGCCCGCGACCGGCGAAGACCTCGCTCGGCGACTCAATGTCGACCAGGACGCACTCTGCCGGATGCTTAGGGCGCTCATCGGTATCGGTGTGTTCCGGCACCGCAGCGACGGCCGCTACGAACTCACCGCCCTCGCGGAGACGTTGCGCACCGACTCCCCTGTCTCGATGGCGGGCATGGCCCGCTGGGTTGGCTCAGCACAACACCGCGAGCACTGGAGCCACCTGGCGGACGCGATACGGACAGGCTCCGCGGTGGTCCCGGCCTTGCGGGGCAAGCCGATCTTTGACTACCTCGCCGATGAGCCGGCGCTGGCCGGGATCTTCAACCAGGCCATGACAGGGCTGTCGGAGTCTTCGGTCACCGCTGTTGTCGCGGCCTACGACTTCAGCCGCTTCGCCACGATCGCCGACATCGGCGGCGGTCAGGGCCGGCTGCTCGCCGCGATCCTCGCGTCTGCGGCGCACGCCCGCGGCGTGTTGTTCGATCTGCCCGAGGTGGTGGCGGGCGCACCTGCTCTGCTGCGGCAGTACGGCGTCGAGGACCGCACTCGCATCGACCCGGGATCGTTCTTCGAATCCGCCCCGAAGGGCGCCGATGCCTATGTGCTCAAGCACATCATCCATGACTGGCCCGACGACGATGCCGTCCGCATTCTGCAGAATATCCGCACCGCCGCTCGCCGAGGCACACGACTGTTGTTGATCGAGTTCGTCATCCCCGACCACGACAGGAACTTCCACGGCAAGTGGGTGGACATCGAGATGCTGGTCGTCGCCAACGCTCGCGAGCGCACCGCAGCCGAGTACCGTCAGCTACTCGACACGGCAGGATTCCGGCTGACTCGAGTGGTCGACACCGTCGGTCCGCTCAGCATCCTGGAGGCTGTCGCAATCTAG